A stretch of the Deltaproteobacteria bacterium genome encodes the following:
- a CDS encoding PDZ domain-containing protein: protein MLHFIGHTLEDSAARDEAPAGVTEAEALDAYSAIVTSVADRLAPSVTSLRVAQRLRGGRRAEGAGSGVIITPDGFALTSAHVIQRADGGTASFADGREFPFQVVGSDPLSDLAVIRITASDLAPAELGDADRLRVGQLVVAIGNPLGFAGSVTTGVVSALGRSLPTRAGSAGRIVENVIQTDAALNPGNSGGALADSRGRVVGINTAVAGIGLGLAVPINRTTARILAALMREGRFRRAYLGIAGGRRPLPPRLAQTLRRRAGVEVVEVVDGSPAAGAGLRRGDVIVELASEPVEGVGDLQRLMAAELIGRPVAVRVLRGGETVNLSVTPSELAS from the coding sequence ATGCTCCATTTCATCGGGCACACCCTCGAGGATTCCGCCGCCCGCGACGAGGCGCCGGCGGGCGTGACCGAGGCCGAGGCCCTCGACGCCTACTCGGCGATCGTGACGTCGGTGGCCGACCGGCTCGCCCCCTCGGTCACGAGCCTGCGCGTCGCGCAGCGCCTGCGCGGTGGACGGCGGGCGGAGGGAGCCGGCTCCGGCGTCATCATCACGCCCGACGGCTTCGCGCTGACGTCGGCGCACGTGATCCAGCGCGCCGACGGGGGCACCGCGTCCTTCGCCGACGGCCGCGAGTTTCCCTTCCAGGTGGTGGGCAGCGATCCGCTCTCCGACCTCGCGGTCATCCGCATCACCGCCTCGGACCTGGCGCCGGCCGAGCTCGGCGACGCCGACCGGCTGCGCGTCGGCCAGCTGGTGGTCGCGATCGGCAACCCGCTCGGCTTCGCCGGCTCGGTGACGACCGGGGTGGTGAGCGCGCTCGGCCGCTCGCTGCCGACGCGCGCCGGCTCGGCCGGCCGCATCGTCGAGAACGTCATCCAGACCGACGCGGCGCTCAACCCGGGGAACTCGGGCGGCGCGCTGGCCGACAGCCGCGGGAGGGTGGTCGGCATCAACACCGCGGTCGCGGGCATCGGGCTCGGCCTGGCCGTGCCCATCAACCGGACGACCGCGCGCATCCTCGCCGCGCTCATGCGGGAGGGCCGCTTCCGGCGCGCCTATCTCGGGATCGCCGGCGGCCGCCGGCCGCTGCCGCCGCGTCTGGCCCAGACGCTGCGGCGGCGCGCCGGCGTCGAGGTCGTCGAGGTGGTCGACGGGAGCCCCGCCGCCGGGGCCGGGCTCAGGCGGGGCGACGTGATCGTCGAGCTCGCCAGCGAGCCGGTCGAGGGCGTCGGCGACCTGCAGCGGCTGATGGCGGCGGAGCTGATCGGCCGGCCGGTCGCGGTGCGCGTCCTGCGCGGCGGGGAGACGGTCAACCTGAGCGTCACGCCGAGCGAGCTCGCGAGCTGA
- a CDS encoding Flp family type IVb pilin — MTLARRLIRDERGQDLAEYAIALAVITIAVIAAVQLVGTRVTTLWNQAATGLQNAAS; from the coding sequence ATGACATTGGCCAGGCGGTTGATTCGGGATGAACGCGGGCAGGACCTCGCGGAGTACGCGATCGCGCTCGCGGTGATCACGATCGCGGTGATCGCGGCGGTCCAGCTCGTCGGCACACGCGTCACCACGCTTTGGAACCAAGCGGCGACCGGGCTGCAGAATGCCGCGAGTTGA
- a CDS encoding tetratricopeptide repeat protein has translation MLPALALALLVVAAYLPALHAGFIWDDDAYVTANATLRTLDGLRRIWLEPGAVPQYYPLTFTSLWLDHHLWGVQPLGYHLVNVLLHGANVILVWVIGRRLALPGAWLAAAVFAVHPVHVESVAWVTERKNVLSGALYLAAFLAYLRAAGGARAAYGLALGLFAGALLAKTVTCTLPVVLLLVLWWRRGRVDITPLIPFFVLGAASGLVTAWMEAHHVGATGALWRLSLLDRCLIAGRALWFYAGKLLWPHPLAFIYARWHVDAAVWWQYLFPLAAAATVAALHLARGRIGSGPLVAVLCYVATLAPALGFVNVYPMRYSFVADHFQYLASLPLIALAAAGATRLPRPQVIGAGVLLVLGALAWRQGLVYRDAETVWRDTLAKDPDSSMAHINLGMLLSDDGRVPEAIVHFREALRIDPEDGEAHDDLGNALASEGKLDEAIAEYGAALGMKGDHALVHNNLGNALAASGRLEDAAAHYREAIREKPGYADPHSNLGNVLAATERLADATAEYEAALRLDPGYADAHANLAAVLAAQGDLDGAIAHYQALLAARPRSAQAHYDLATALAARARQTEATAHYREALRLRPDWPEALDGLAASYAADGQWEAAVATAERAVRTATAAGETDVAGAIRERLARYRARGAER, from the coding sequence GTGCTACCTGCGCTGGCCCTCGCGCTCCTCGTCGTCGCGGCCTACCTCCCAGCTCTGCACGCGGGCTTCATCTGGGACGACGACGCGTACGTCACGGCCAATGCGACGCTGCGGACGCTCGACGGGCTCCGGCGCATCTGGCTCGAGCCGGGCGCCGTCCCGCAGTACTACCCGCTCACCTTCACGAGCCTCTGGCTCGACCATCACCTCTGGGGAGTCCAACCTCTCGGCTATCACCTCGTCAACGTGCTCCTGCACGGCGCCAATGTGATCCTCGTCTGGGTGATTGGGCGGCGGCTCGCGCTGCCCGGCGCGTGGCTCGCGGCGGCGGTGTTCGCCGTCCATCCGGTGCACGTCGAGTCGGTCGCCTGGGTCACGGAGCGGAAGAACGTGCTCTCGGGCGCGCTCTACCTCGCCGCCTTCCTCGCCTACCTGCGCGCCGCCGGCGGCGCGCGCGCGGCCTATGGCCTGGCCCTCGGCCTCTTCGCCGGCGCGCTCCTGGCGAAGACGGTCACCTGCACGCTGCCGGTCGTGCTCCTCCTCGTCCTCTGGTGGAGGCGAGGCCGCGTCGACATCACGCCCCTCATCCCCTTCTTCGTGCTCGGAGCGGCCTCGGGGCTCGTGACCGCCTGGATGGAGGCGCACCACGTCGGCGCGACGGGGGCGCTATGGAGGCTGTCGCTCCTCGACCGCTGTCTGATCGCCGGCCGCGCGCTCTGGTTCTATGCCGGCAAGCTCCTCTGGCCACATCCGCTCGCCTTCATCTACGCGCGCTGGCACGTCGACGCCGCGGTCTGGTGGCAGTACCTGTTCCCCCTCGCGGCGGCCGCGACCGTGGCGGCTCTCCACCTCGCACGAGGGCGGATCGGGAGCGGGCCGCTGGTCGCCGTGCTCTGCTACGTCGCGACCCTCGCGCCCGCGCTCGGGTTCGTCAACGTCTACCCGATGCGCTACTCGTTCGTCGCCGACCACTTCCAGTACCTGGCGAGCCTGCCGCTCATCGCCCTCGCCGCGGCCGGCGCGACGCGCCTTCCCCGGCCGCAGGTGATCGGGGCGGGCGTGCTCTTGGTGCTCGGCGCGCTCGCGTGGCGGCAGGGCCTCGTCTATCGCGACGCGGAGACCGTCTGGCGCGACACGCTCGCCAAGGATCCCGACTCCTCCATGGCGCACATCAACCTGGGCATGCTGCTCTCCGACGACGGGCGCGTCCCGGAGGCGATCGTACACTTCCGGGAGGCGCTGCGCATCGACCCGGAGGACGGCGAGGCGCACGACGACCTCGGCAACGCGCTCGCGTCCGAGGGCAAGCTCGACGAGGCGATCGCCGAGTACGGCGCCGCGCTCGGCATGAAGGGCGACCACGCCCTCGTACACAACAACCTCGGCAATGCGCTCGCCGCCTCCGGGCGGCTCGAGGACGCCGCCGCCCACTATCGCGAGGCGATCCGCGAGAAGCCCGGCTACGCCGATCCGCACAGCAACCTCGGCAACGTGCTCGCCGCGACGGAGCGCCTCGCCGACGCCACCGCCGAGTACGAGGCGGCGCTCCGACTCGACCCGGGCTACGCCGATGCGCACGCCAACCTCGCCGCCGTCCTCGCCGCCCAGGGCGATCTCGACGGGGCGATCGCCCACTACCAGGCGCTGCTCGCCGCGAGGCCGCGCTCGGCGCAGGCGCACTACGACCTGGCGACGGCGCTCGCGGCGCGCGCGCGGCAGACCGAGGCGACCGCACACTACCGCGAGGCGCTGCGCCTGCGTCCGGACTGGCCAGAGGCGCTCGACGGTCTCGCGGCGAGCTACGCGGCGGACGGGCAATGGGAGGCCGCCGTCGCGACCGCCGAGCGCGCCGTCCGAACGGCCACCGCCGCGGGCGAGACCGACGTCGCGGGTGCGATCCGGGAGCGGCTCGCACGCTACCGTGCGCGCGGCGCGGAGCGATAG
- a CDS encoding bilirubin oxidase, whose amino-acid sequence MTPAPQAAPNTAAGEARQATHQRWDEFLPREFYEIHEREAPHSFHPELPVNTIWGYDGTFPGPTYQGRYGQPVLVRMHNDLPADHVGFGIPQTSTHLHNGHTPSESDGFPADFFDSGLFYDQHYPNVCAGFDAFPPAGDARETMNTLWYHDHRFDFTAQNVYKGLAGFYLLFDERDSGDENDPNPLAFRLPSGEFDVPLLFADKVFDADGQVFFDFFNLDGILGDKFMVNGKIQPFFKVARRKYRFRLLNSGPSRFYEFFLSNGQPFVQISNDGNLLPQPLPRTSFRLGVAERVDVIIDFTNLRIGDRIFLENRLEQTTGRGPTGKILPQSSATQLLRFDVDRDPPESDRSRIPARLRELPPIDMREVVATRTWRFERKNGAWAINGKFFNVNEVRATPRKGTAEVWVLQNNSGDWQHPIHIHFEEFRILSRNGVSPPPDEVARKDVVRLQGNEEIRLFMRFRDFHGRYPMHCHNVVHEDHAMMLRWDIVP is encoded by the coding sequence TTGACGCCGGCGCCCCAGGCGGCGCCGAACACGGCCGCGGGCGAGGCCCGCCAAGCCACCCATCAGCGCTGGGACGAGTTCCTGCCAAGGGAATTCTACGAGATTCACGAGCGGGAGGCCCCGCACAGCTTCCACCCGGAGCTGCCCGTCAACACCATCTGGGGTTACGACGGCACCTTCCCCGGGCCCACCTACCAGGGAAGGTACGGGCAGCCGGTCCTGGTGCGCATGCACAACGACCTGCCGGCGGATCACGTCGGTTTCGGCATTCCTCAGACGTCGACCCACCTGCACAACGGCCATACTCCATCCGAGAGCGACGGCTTCCCGGCCGACTTCTTCGATTCGGGGCTCTTCTACGACCAGCACTATCCGAACGTCTGCGCCGGCTTCGACGCGTTTCCCCCGGCCGGCGACGCGCGCGAGACGATGAACACGCTCTGGTACCACGACCACCGTTTCGATTTCACGGCGCAGAACGTCTACAAGGGACTCGCCGGCTTCTACCTGCTCTTCGACGAGCGAGACTCGGGCGACGAGAACGACCCGAACCCCCTCGCCTTTCGACTCCCGAGTGGAGAGTTCGACGTCCCGCTGCTGTTCGCCGACAAGGTGTTCGACGCCGACGGGCAGGTCTTCTTCGACTTCTTCAACCTCGACGGCATCCTCGGCGACAAGTTCATGGTGAACGGCAAGATCCAGCCGTTCTTCAAGGTCGCCCGGCGGAAATACCGCTTCCGTCTGCTGAACAGCGGGCCGTCGCGCTTCTACGAGTTCTTCCTCAGCAACGGCCAGCCGTTCGTGCAGATCTCGAATGACGGAAACCTCCTGCCCCAACCGCTGCCACGCACCAGCTTCCGGCTGGGCGTCGCCGAGCGCGTCGACGTCATCATCGACTTCACCAACCTGCGCATCGGCGACCGCATCTTCCTCGAGAACCGCCTCGAGCAGACGACCGGCCGCGGCCCGACGGGGAAGATCCTCCCGCAGTCGAGCGCCACGCAGCTCCTCCGGTTCGACGTCGACCGCGACCCGCCCGAGTCGGACCGCAGCCGCATACCGGCTCGGCTGCGCGAGCTGCCGCCGATCGACATGCGGGAGGTGGTCGCGACGAGGACGTGGCGATTCGAGCGGAAGAACGGCGCCTGGGCGATCAACGGCAAGTTCTTCAACGTGAACGAGGTCCGTGCGACGCCGCGGAAGGGCACGGCCGAGGTCTGGGTCCTGCAGAACAACTCCGGCGACTGGCAGCACCCGATCCACATCCATTTCGAGGAGTTCCGCATCCTCTCGCGCAACGGCGTCTCGCCGCCGCCCGACGAGGTGGCCCGGAAGGACGTCGTGAGGCTGCAGGGCAACGAAGAGATCAGGCTCTTCATGCGCTTCAGGGACTTCCACGGGCGGTATCCCATGCACTGCCACAACGTCGTGCACGAGGACCATGCCATGATGCTCAGGTGGGACATCGTGCCATGA
- a CDS encoding Flp family type IVb pilin: MRFARQLIRDERGQDLAEYAIALAVITIAVIAAVQLVGTNITSLWNQAATTLQNAAS; the protein is encoded by the coding sequence ATGAGATTCGCGAGGCAGTTGATTCGCGATGAGCGCGGGCAGGACCTCGCGGAGTATGCCATCGCCCTCGCGGTGATCACCATCGCCGTGATCGCGGCGGTCCAGCTCGTCGGCACGAACATCACGTCGCTCTGGAACCAGGCCGCGACGACGCTGCAGAACGCGGCGAGCTGA
- a CDS encoding enoyl-CoA hydratase — MDYQQILYDVADGIATITLNRPETLNAWTMRLGAEVRHAAFRADRDETVRVIVVTGAGKGYCAGADMDMLQGLQRGHSVEAVGDDLRVEPDPSLPAVFRGEYSYPLGLTKPIIAAVNGVAAGLGVSYMLYYDLRFASDRARLGFLFPRRGLVAEHGSAWILPRLVGMANACDLLFSGRLVAAEEALAMGLVNRVVPHDSLLAHVREYARELATQCSPRSLRIMKRQLWTDQLGDLEASIRVADAEMVDSFGSEDFREGVASFVERRAPHFTGR; from the coding sequence ATGGACTACCAGCAGATCCTCTACGATGTGGCGGACGGGATCGCGACGATCACCCTCAACCGCCCCGAGACGCTGAACGCGTGGACCATGCGTCTCGGCGCCGAGGTGCGCCACGCCGCCTTCCGCGCCGACCGCGACGAGACGGTACGCGTGATCGTCGTCACCGGGGCGGGGAAGGGCTACTGCGCCGGCGCCGACATGGACATGCTCCAGGGATTGCAGCGCGGCCACAGCGTCGAGGCGGTGGGCGACGATCTGCGCGTCGAGCCGGACCCCTCGCTGCCCGCCGTGTTCCGCGGCGAGTACAGCTACCCGCTCGGGCTCACCAAGCCGATCATCGCCGCCGTGAACGGTGTCGCGGCCGGCCTCGGCGTGTCGTACATGCTGTACTACGATCTCCGCTTCGCCTCCGATCGCGCGCGCCTCGGCTTCCTGTTCCCGCGCCGCGGCCTGGTCGCCGAGCACGGCAGTGCCTGGATCCTGCCGCGCCTGGTCGGCATGGCGAACGCGTGCGATCTCCTCTTCTCCGGCCGTCTGGTCGCCGCCGAGGAAGCGCTCGCGATGGGGCTCGTGAACCGCGTCGTCCCGCACGACTCGCTGCTCGCGCACGTGCGGGAGTATGCGCGCGAGCTCGCGACCCAGTGCTCGCCGCGCTCGCTCCGCATCATGAAGCGGCAGCTCTGGACGGATCAGCTCGGCGACCTCGAGGCGTCGATCCGGGTGGCCGACGCCGAGATGGTCGACTCCTTCGGCAGCGAGGACTTCCGCGAGGGCGTCGCCTCGTTCGTGGAGCGACGCGCGCCGCACTTCACGGGTCGCTAG
- a CDS encoding SCO family protein: MNRRTFLAAGAMSAIGCAALRGGPGARQAVERRSRLPNVPLQTHEGKTVRFYDDLVRGRIVTVNFMYARCQNICPGMTSNLAMVQRALGERVGRDIFMYSITLKPEEDTPAVLRSYAAAYGVKPGWLFLTGQPDDVETLRRRLGFVDPDPALDADTSQHIGVVLYGNDALERWAACPALTDPEEMAKYIRWMEGRKRPA; the protein is encoded by the coding sequence ATGAACCGGAGAACGTTCCTCGCCGCCGGAGCCATGTCCGCGATCGGCTGCGCCGCCCTCAGGGGCGGCCCGGGAGCCCGCCAGGCCGTCGAGCGGCGGAGCCGCCTCCCGAACGTCCCACTGCAAACCCACGAGGGAAAGACGGTCCGGTTCTACGACGACCTGGTACGGGGGCGGATCGTGACCGTGAATTTCATGTACGCGCGATGCCAGAACATCTGTCCCGGGATGACCAGCAACCTCGCCATGGTTCAACGCGCCCTCGGCGAGCGCGTCGGCCGGGACATCTTCATGTACTCGATCACGCTGAAGCCGGAGGAGGACACGCCCGCGGTGCTGAGGAGCTACGCCGCCGCCTACGGCGTGAAGCCGGGGTGGCTGTTCCTCACGGGACAGCCCGACGATGTCGAGACGCTCCGCCGGCGGCTCGGCTTCGTCGACCCGGACCCCGCCCTCGATGCAGACACGTCGCAGCACATCGGCGTGGTCCTGTACGGGAACGACGCGCTCGAGCGGTGGGCGGCGTGCCCGGCGCTGACCGATCCCGAGGAGATGGCGAAGTACATCCGGTGGATGGAGGGGCGGAAGCGGCCGGCGTGA
- a CDS encoding helix-turn-helix domain-containing protein: MIRAIRQALGMTRAEFGRALGWAPSTISRWESGRAQPNRLAVKIILAFAEERRVRYRPRRELVLRAPAPTASLPALASQIPPLLGPQSLGLIGSSMHSASSPALTVLGPAAPDAWVASTRAERPRWEAALSLRVALDRREHVAPSPKTWLRKASVAAAALGAAVLIGIPMRRPPSAPSPADDGRIRSAAVVAASAAMPVPDAQPGAAAPVSTPAASSVLAPAPTTATLEGVSLLGDVRQAMFRTPTETITLTEGAQLGDRRATRIGAEGVELREPSGRLRMVGIGGRVPIE; encoded by the coding sequence ATGATCCGCGCCATCCGCCAGGCCCTGGGCATGACGCGGGCGGAGTTCGGCCGCGCGCTCGGGTGGGCGCCCTCCACGATCTCCCGGTGGGAGTCGGGTCGGGCGCAGCCGAACCGTCTGGCGGTCAAGATCATCCTCGCCTTTGCCGAGGAGCGCCGCGTTCGCTACCGGCCTCGCCGGGAACTCGTGCTTCGAGCGCCGGCTCCGACGGCGAGCCTCCCCGCGCTGGCGTCGCAAATCCCGCCGTTGTTGGGCCCGCAGTCGTTGGGATTGATCGGCTCGTCGATGCACTCCGCCTCGAGCCCCGCGCTGACCGTCCTCGGTCCGGCCGCGCCCGATGCGTGGGTCGCGTCGACCCGTGCGGAGCGTCCGCGGTGGGAGGCCGCGCTGAGCCTGCGCGTCGCGCTCGACCGGCGCGAGCACGTGGCGCCGTCACCGAAGACCTGGCTGCGCAAGGCGAGCGTGGCGGCCGCTGCCCTGGGTGCCGCGGTGCTGATCGGGATCCCGATGAGGCGTCCGCCATCGGCGCCGTCGCCCGCGGACGACGGGCGGATCCGATCGGCTGCGGTGGTCGCCGCGTCCGCGGCGATGCCCGTGCCAGACGCTCAGCCAGGCGCCGCGGCCCCGGTGTCAACTCCGGCAGCATCCTCCGTCCTCGCGCCGGCCCCGACCACCGCGACGCTGGAGGGAGTCAGCCTCCTCGGCGACGTCCGCCAGGCGATGTTCCGCACGCCCACCGAGACGATCACGCTGACCGAAGGGGCTCAGCTGGGCGACCGGCGCGCCACCCGCATCGGCGCCGAGGGTGTGGAGCTGCGCGAGCCGTCCGGCCGGCTGCGCATGGTCGGCATCGGCGGGCGCGTGCCGATCGAGTGA
- a CDS encoding MBL fold metallo-hydrolase, which yields MRVTLDWLGVATFRLTVGERVIFLDAYMDRVPAAPPVGLTAAEVARADYVLVGHSHFDHLWGAERIAARTGATVIGSHETVRLLHDVDAVAEEQLIAVAGGEPLDLGDGIRVRVYPSLHSCIWAHMGATVDEACLGDLGVAHQERVSRVERGFEMLHGGAFGEEVAAHMQASDRHPRSEGGSLAYLIETPAGSILWKDTSGHWSGILRDLRPDVALLAAVGRGNVDGEPVQGTLAEFIAAEVELLRPRTVVLCHHDDWMPPLTRPTDVAPIRHALAARMPGARLVEMDYLAAYPILG from the coding sequence ATGCGCGTGACCCTCGACTGGCTGGGCGTCGCGACCTTCCGGCTGACGGTCGGCGAGCGGGTGATCTTTCTCGACGCCTACATGGACCGCGTGCCTGCCGCGCCGCCCGTCGGACTCACCGCCGCGGAGGTCGCGCGCGCCGACTACGTGCTCGTCGGCCACTCCCACTTCGATCACCTCTGGGGCGCCGAGCGCATCGCGGCGCGGACGGGCGCCACCGTGATCGGCTCGCACGAGACGGTCCGGCTGCTGCACGACGTCGACGCCGTCGCCGAGGAGCAGCTGATCGCCGTCGCCGGCGGCGAGCCGCTCGACCTGGGCGACGGCATACGGGTCCGCGTGTATCCGAGCCTCCACTCCTGCATCTGGGCGCACATGGGGGCGACGGTGGACGAGGCCTGCCTCGGCGATCTCGGCGTCGCGCACCAGGAGCGCGTGTCGCGCGTGGAACGCGGCTTCGAGATGCTGCACGGCGGCGCCTTCGGCGAGGAGGTGGCGGCGCACATGCAGGCGAGCGATCGGCACCCACGCAGCGAGGGCGGTTCGCTCGCCTACCTGATCGAGACGCCGGCCGGGTCGATCCTCTGGAAGGACACGTCGGGGCACTGGAGCGGGATCCTGCGCGACCTGCGCCCGGACGTGGCGCTCCTGGCGGCGGTCGGCCGAGGCAACGTGGACGGCGAGCCCGTGCAGGGGACGCTCGCGGAATTCATCGCCGCCGAGGTCGAGCTGCTGCGCCCGCGGACGGTCGTGCTCTGCCACCACGACGACTGGATGCCGCCGCTCACGCGGCCGACCGACGTCGCGCCCATCCGTCACGCGCTCGCCGCACGCATGCCGGGCGCCCGGCTCGTGGAGATGGACTACCTCGCGGCGTACCCGATCCTCGGCTGA
- a CDS encoding pirin family protein codes for MIALRPAEERGHTRLSWLDSRHSFSFDRYYDPRHMGFRVLRVINEDRVDPGQGFGTHPHRDMEILTFVLEGALEHKDSLGSGSVIRPGDVQRMTAGTGITHSEFNPSGTEPVHFLQVWILPDQPGLAPSYEQRSLPAAGLRLVGSRDGREGSVRIHQDVLVHLARLSPGEDVVHALAPGRHAWIQMARGAAQVNGARLAAGDGAALSEERSVTLRGVDGAEALVFDLP; via the coding sequence ATGATCGCCTTGCGCCCCGCCGAGGAACGCGGCCACACCCGGCTCTCCTGGCTCGACAGCCGCCACAGCTTCTCCTTCGACCGCTACTACGACCCGCGGCACATGGGCTTCCGCGTGCTGCGGGTCATCAACGAGGACCGGGTCGATCCCGGGCAGGGCTTCGGCACCCACCCGCACCGCGACATGGAGATCCTCACCTTCGTCCTCGAGGGCGCGCTCGAGCACAAGGACAGCCTCGGCAGCGGCTCGGTCATCCGGCCGGGCGACGTGCAGCGGATGACGGCGGGCACGGGGATCACGCACAGCGAGTTCAATCCGTCCGGCACGGAGCCGGTGCATTTCCTCCAGGTGTGGATCCTTCCGGACCAGCCGGGTCTCGCCCCGAGCTACGAGCAGCGCTCGTTGCCCGCGGCGGGACTCCGCCTGGTGGGGTCACGCGACGGCCGCGAGGGCTCGGTCAGGATCCACCAGGACGTCCTCGTCCACCTCGCGCGCCTGTCGCCCGGAGAAGACGTCGTGCATGCCCTCGCACCGGGCCGGCACGCCTGGATCCAGATGGCACGCGGCGCCGCGCAGGTGAACGGCGCGCGGCTCGCGGCGGGCGACGGAGCGGCGCTGAGCGAAGAGCGGTCGGTCACGCTGCGCGGCGTCGACGGCGCGGAGGCGTTGGTCTTCGACCTGCCGTGA